A genomic window from Colletotrichum destructivum chromosome 7, complete sequence includes:
- a CDS encoding Putative beta-lactamase/transpeptidase encodes MYLFLLLQAFVRFAHGGLDCRPEGPAVPRPLNLANSNTFQLALSSFEEQLEQALSAKTNAGWVVENTSFSLAVVSTDQGPPSIPLWEFHHLASNSVDGTKDVNGNSQYLIGSVSKVFSTLVLLKSGLNLDSPITDYIPELNDTSSSIPWANVSLRALGSHLSGAPSNYGFSEYYYLKEYFESLGFPTINESAFGPCGVTGLNEACTKAQLLEGMLRSYPTAAVMERPAYSNVAFTIFIMAVEQATGMSYSELLKTLVSGPLRLTNTHVSPGVSSRAVIPPVDNGWGSDYGINAPGGGLVSSLSDLSALAHGILSRKVLSPAKTREWLKPHAFAGSPHSFVGLPWEIFRPPNLVPENPHPVAIYAKSGGAYGYRSQLAILDEYGVAVVILTAGDMAAVPHIYDAMLATTVPAVDAVAREQAGDLSGTFVNSPSHSCINATITQDNNSLILSSLAHNQSDILSALTEIWAVTVGSQLTPIESTFRIFPTDDISTSIVDGRNVTREAWRIWFEPRYSTGSDLPGSGVGSQDCMSWTLNDWIYYGSEPVDRFVFVRDAETKEVVGLEFPFLRSDLLGRVGNRDPVDSIGCP; translated from the exons ATGTATCTCTTTCTGCTTCTTCAGGCGTTCGTTCGCTTTGCACATGGGGGCCTCGACTGCCGACCTGAGGGTCCGGCGGTACCGCGTCCGCTCAACCTGGCCAACTCCAACACTTTCCAACTCGCCCTGTCGTCGTTCGAAGAGCAACTAGAACAGGCCTTGTCGGCTAAGACAAATGCAGGCTGGGTTGTCGAAAACACATCCTTCTCCCTGGCCGTTGTGTCCACTGACCAAGGTCCTCCTTCAATACCTCTGTGGGAGTTTCACCACCTAGCCAGCAACAGCGTCGATGGGACGAAAGACGTCAATGGGAATTCCCAGTACCTTATTGGTTCAGTCTCCAAGGTCTTTTCGACACTTGTGCTGCTCAAGAGCGGCCTAAATCTTGATAGTCCCATCACTGACTACATCCCGGAACTCAATGACACGTCCTCGTCCATTCCGTGGGCTAATGTGTCACTTCGCGCATTGGGCTCGCATCTTTCGGGCGCTCCGTCTAATT ACGGATTCTCTGAGTACTACTATCTCAAGGAGTACTTTGAGTCACTTGGCTTTCCCACTATCAACGAAAGCGCATTTGGCCCCTGTGGTGTGACTGGGTTGAACGAAGCTTGCACTAAAGCCCAGCTCCTCGAAGGCATGCTCCGTTCGTACCCGACTGCTGCGGTTATGGAACGTCCTGCCTACTCGAATGTTGCTTTCACCATCTTTATCATGGCTGTAGAGCAAGCAACAGGAATGAGCTATTCGGAACTTCTAAAAACTCTAGTTTCCGGACCCCTAAGACTCACAAACACTCACGTCAGCCCTGGAGTATCGTCCAGAGCGGTGATCCCTCCGGTGGACAACGGCTGGGGCAGCGACTATGGTATCAATGCGCC GGGTGGTGGTCTCGTTTCGTCGTTATCGGATCTCTCGGCTCTAGCCCATGGTATTCTTTCTAGGAAGGTTCTCTCGCCGGCCAAGACGCGAGAATGGCTCAAACCACACGCTTTCGCCGGGTCCCCTCACTCATTCGTAGGGCTTCCCTGGGAGATCTTTCGACCTCCAAATCTCGTCCCCGAAAATCCTCATCCCGTGGCCATATATGCCAAGTCTGGTGGCGCGTACGGGTATCGCAGTCAACtggccatcctcgacgagtACGGCGTTGCCGTAGTTATTCTCACTGCAGGTGATATGGCTGCGGTCCCACACATCTATGACGCCATGCTTGCTACGACTGTACCAGCCGTCGATGCTGTTGCGAGAGAGCAAGCAGGCGATCTCAGCGGTACTTTCGTCAACAGCCCCTCACACAGCTGCATCAATGCAACAATCACCCAAGACAACAATTCACTCATTCTCTCGTCGTTGGCCCACAATCAGTCTGACATTCTATCTGCACTGACCGAGATTTGGGCGGTGACAGTCGGCTCTCAACTAACCCCCATCGAATCCACATTCAGAATCTTCCCAACCGATGACATTTCCACATCCATAGTGGATGGGAGAAACGTGACGAGAGAGGCATGGCGAATCTGGTTCGAACCGAGGTACAGTACCGGCTCCGATCTTCCGGGCAGCGGAGTTGGTTCGCAGGACTGCATGTCATGGACCCTCAATGACTGGATCTACTATGGTTCCGAACCTGTGGATCGATTTGTGTTTGTACGAGATGCAGAAACAAAGGAAGTGGTGGGTCTCGAATTTCCTTTCCTACGATCTGACCTCTTGGGTAGAGTCGGGAATAGGGATCCTGTTGATTCAATCGGGTGTCCTTGA